A window of Mycobacterium bourgelatii genomic DNA:
TTCGAACTGGAACGCGAGGCCGTGTTCAAACGAGCTTGGCTCAATGTGGCCCGGGTGGAGGAACTTCCGCGCGTCGGAAGCTATGTGACCAAGGAAATCGAAGTCGCGCGCGCCTCGGTCCTGCTCGTCAAGGGCCGCGACGAGAAGATCCGCGCGTTCTACAACGTCTGCCGCCACCGCGGAAACAAACTGGTGTGGAACGACTTTCCCGATCGCGAAACGCGCGGGACGTGCCGCCAGTTCACCTGCAAGTACCACGGGTGGCGCTACAGCCTGGACGGTGCGCTCACCTTTGTGCAACAGCAGTCGGAGTTCTTCGACCTCGACCCCGCCGACTACGGCCTGAGTCCGGTGCACTGCGATGTGTGGAAGGGGTTTGTTTTCATCAACTTTGACCCCGAACCGCGACAAACCCTACGCGAGTTCCTCGGTCCGATGATCACCGGCTTGGACGACTACCCATTCGACAAGTTGACCGAGCGTTACGGCTGGGTCGCTCATAACAACAGCAACTGGAAGATCTTCGCCGACGCGTTCCAGGAGTACTACCACGTGCCCTCGCTGCACCCACAGCAGGTGCCGCCCGAGGTGCGTGTCCCGAACGCCGGATTCACCTGCGGCCATTTCCAACTCGACGGTCCGCACCGGCTGGTGTCGACTGCCGGGCGACGACGCTGGTTGCTACCGCCCGAATACATGTACCCCATCGAACGGGCCACTCGCAGTGGCTTGGTCGGGCCGTGGCGCACCCCCGACATCGGTGAGCTACCGGCGGGGCTCAATCCCGGCGGCATAGAACCGTGGGGTATCAGCAACTTTCAAATCTTCCCCAACACCGAAATCCTCATCTATGGCGGTTGGTACCTGCTCTACCGGTACTGGCCAACCTCGTACAACACCCATCGGTTCGAGGCCTACACCTACTTCCACCCGGCTCGCACGGTGCGCGAGCGAATCGAACACGAAGTGGCGTCGGTGGTGCTCAAGGAGTTCGCACTGCAGGACGCCGGCATGCTGGGCGGCACGCAAGCCGCCCTGGAGTACGGCATCGTCGAGGACTTCCCCCTCAACGACCAGGAGATCCTGGTGCGGCACCTGCACAAGGTCGTCGTCGACTGGGTCGAGGCGTACCAACACGAAACCCAACGCGCAACCACCGCGGCCCCGGCAGGAGTCTGAAAATGTCAGAATCCCTGTTGCCCAGCGCCTTTGCTGAACTGGAAGAGTACGCCCGGGTCTGGTGTCTGGCCACCGAGACCGAGCGCTGGAACAAGCGGGTGAACAGCAGCATGGTCGACATGCGCGAGTTCTACGACGCGTTCTTCCCCCGGCTCGAGGAAGCCATCGAGTACTGCGACAAATTCCCCCTCGACGACCTGCCCGACGACGCGCTCAACCTGCTGCACCTGATCTATTCGCTGATCATGGTCGCCATGGCGGTGGAGATCATGCACCAGCCGCTCCCCACCGATGCCGCGGACGCGGTCATGATCCGCACCGACGAGCCGGTGCCCTGATATTCGCTCAGAAAGGACAGACGATGAGTCTGCTGACCATCACCAAGCTCAGCGAGTCCGTCGGCGCTGAGGTCACCGGCCTGGACCCCACCCACCTGGCGGACAACGACGCGATCGGGGACGCAATCCTGGAAGCGTTGGAAGACAACGGAGTCCTGGTCTTCCGCGGGCTCAATCTCTCGCCCGAAGACCAGGTCGTGTTCTGCCGTCGGCTCGGCGAGATCGATCACAGCTCCGATGGCCACCACCCCGTCGCCGGCATCTATCCGATCACGCTGGACAAGTCGAAGAACGCCTCGGCGGACTACCTGAAGGCGACGTTCGACTGGCACATCGACGGGTGCACGCCCATTGGGGACGACTATCCGCAGAAGGCCACCGTCCTTTCGGCGGTTCACGTCGCCGAAAAGGGCGGCGAAACCGAATTCGCCAACTCCTACGCCGCCTACGATGCACTGACCGACGAAGAGAAGGAACGATTCGCCACGCTGCGCGTCGTCCACTCCCTGGAAGCGTCCCAACGGCGAGTCACGCCGAACCCCACCCCGGAACTGTTGGCGCGCTGGCGCTCTCGCCGTACCCACGCACACCCGTTGGTGTGGACCCATCGCAGCGGCCGCAAGTCCCTGGTGTTGGGTGCCTCCGCCGACTACATCGTTGGCATGGACCTCGACGAAGGTCGAGCCCTGCTCGACGAGCTGCTGAAGCGAGCCACGGAGCGCGACAAGGTGTACAGCCATTCCTGGTCGGTCGGGGACACGGTGATCTGGGACAACCGCGGGGTGCTGCATCGAGCGGCACCGTACGACCCCGACTCGCCCCGGGAAATGCTGCGCACTACCGTGCTCGGTGATGAACCGATCCAATAGTCCGACGTGAAGTCCACTGACGAAGTAGCGCTGTTCATCTCGACAACGCGTGCCTTTCTCGACCGTCACGCGACGGTAGGACACCAACGGGCGTTGCACGCCGA
This region includes:
- a CDS encoding aromatic ring-hydroxylating oxygenase subunit alpha: MAREGRPAEGSWTEHYPELGTGPVSFKDSTSPEFFELEREAVFKRAWLNVARVEELPRVGSYVTKEIEVARASVLLVKGRDEKIRAFYNVCRHRGNKLVWNDFPDRETRGTCRQFTCKYHGWRYSLDGALTFVQQQSEFFDLDPADYGLSPVHCDVWKGFVFINFDPEPRQTLREFLGPMITGLDDYPFDKLTERYGWVAHNNSNWKIFADAFQEYYHVPSLHPQQVPPEVRVPNAGFTCGHFQLDGPHRLVSTAGRRRWLLPPEYMYPIERATRSGLVGPWRTPDIGELPAGLNPGGIEPWGISNFQIFPNTEILIYGGWYLLYRYWPTSYNTHRFEAYTYFHPARTVRERIEHEVASVVLKEFALQDAGMLGGTQAALEYGIVEDFPLNDQEILVRHLHKVVVDWVEAYQHETQRATTAAPAGV
- a CDS encoding TauD/TfdA dioxygenase family protein, giving the protein MSLLTITKLSESVGAEVTGLDPTHLADNDAIGDAILEALEDNGVLVFRGLNLSPEDQVVFCRRLGEIDHSSDGHHPVAGIYPITLDKSKNASADYLKATFDWHIDGCTPIGDDYPQKATVLSAVHVAEKGGETEFANSYAAYDALTDEEKERFATLRVVHSLEASQRRVTPNPTPELLARWRSRRTHAHPLVWTHRSGRKSLVLGASADYIVGMDLDEGRALLDELLKRATERDKVYSHSWSVGDTVIWDNRGVLHRAAPYDPDSPREMLRTTVLGDEPIQ